The Desmodus rotundus isolate HL8 chromosome 3, HLdesRot8A.1, whole genome shotgun sequence genome includes a region encoding these proteins:
- the FAM110D gene encoding protein FAM110D isoform X1 — MLAWHGPVTRWGNAQRGICLWVAREPLPNVSEEWGARTPSAVERLEADKAKYVKTHQVIARRQEPALRGSPGPLTPHPCNELGAPASPRTPRPARRGSGRRLPRPDSLIFYRQKRDCKASVNKENAKGQGLVRRLFLGTPRDAASSSPSPTELPMAPGGWVAPQGAPEEAGKRALCPTCSLPLSEKERFFNYCGLERALVEVLGAERFSPQSWGADASPQPGTSQPPGSGDASDWTSSDGGADGSDRAGGGRGGEGSEAAGSARDGRPPVSVVERNARVIQWLYGCQRARGPPRESEV; from the exons ATGCTTGCTTGGCATGGCCCTGTGACCAGATGGGGCAACGCTCAAAGGGGCATATGTTTATGGGTGGCCAGGGAGCCCCTGCCCAATGTCTCTGAGGAATGGGG aGCACGGACCCCCAGCGCGGTGGAGAGGCTGGAGGCTGACAAAGCCAAGTATGTCAAGACGCACCAGGTGATAGCGCGACGCCAGGAGCCAGCCCTGCGCGGGAGTCCTGGGCCGCTCACGCCGCACCCCTGCAATGAGCTGGGGGCCCCTGCATCACCCAGGACGCCCAGGCCCGCCCGCCGGGGGAGCGGCAGGCGGCTGCCAAGGCCGGACTCCCTCATCTTCTACCGCCAGAAGCGGGACTGCAAGGCTTCGGTGAACAAAGAGAACGCCAAGGGTCAGGGGCTGGTGCGGCGCCTCTTCCTGGGCACCCCACGGGACGCCGCCTCGAGCAGTCCAAGCCCAACGGAGCTACCCATGGCTCCCGGGGGTTGGGTGGCGCCCCAAGGTGCCCCGGAAGAGGCGGGAAAGCGGGCGCTGTGCCCCACGTGCTCGCTGCCCCTGTCGGAAAAGGAGCGCTTCTTCAACTACTGCGGCCTGGAACGCGCGCTGGTGGAGGTGCTGGGCGCCGAGCGCTTCTCTCCGCAGAGCTGGGGCGCCGACGCCAGCCCCCAGCCCGGAACGTCGCAGCCACCCGGCTCCGGGGACGCCAGCGACTGGACGTCCAGTGATGGAGGCGCTGATGGCTCGGATCGTGCAGGCGGAGGCCGCGGCGGCGAGGGCTCGGAGGCGGCCGGCTCGGCGCGGGACGGGCGCCCCCCGGTGTCCGTGGTGGAGCGCAACGCGCGCGTCATCCAGTGGTTGTACGGCTGCCAGCGCGCCCGCGGCCCGCCGCGCGAGTCTGAGGTGTGA
- the FAM110D gene encoding protein FAM110D isoform X2: MLLASPSTPSRARTPSAVERLEADKAKYVKTHQVIARRQEPALRGSPGPLTPHPCNELGAPASPRTPRPARRGSGRRLPRPDSLIFYRQKRDCKASVNKENAKGQGLVRRLFLGTPRDAASSSPSPTELPMAPGGWVAPQGAPEEAGKRALCPTCSLPLSEKERFFNYCGLERALVEVLGAERFSPQSWGADASPQPGTSQPPGSGDASDWTSSDGGADGSDRAGGGRGGEGSEAAGSARDGRPPVSVVERNARVIQWLYGCQRARGPPRESEV; the protein is encoded by the coding sequence ATGCTCCtggcctctccctccaccccatccagaGCACGGACCCCCAGCGCGGTGGAGAGGCTGGAGGCTGACAAAGCCAAGTATGTCAAGACGCACCAGGTGATAGCGCGACGCCAGGAGCCAGCCCTGCGCGGGAGTCCTGGGCCGCTCACGCCGCACCCCTGCAATGAGCTGGGGGCCCCTGCATCACCCAGGACGCCCAGGCCCGCCCGCCGGGGGAGCGGCAGGCGGCTGCCAAGGCCGGACTCCCTCATCTTCTACCGCCAGAAGCGGGACTGCAAGGCTTCGGTGAACAAAGAGAACGCCAAGGGTCAGGGGCTGGTGCGGCGCCTCTTCCTGGGCACCCCACGGGACGCCGCCTCGAGCAGTCCAAGCCCAACGGAGCTACCCATGGCTCCCGGGGGTTGGGTGGCGCCCCAAGGTGCCCCGGAAGAGGCGGGAAAGCGGGCGCTGTGCCCCACGTGCTCGCTGCCCCTGTCGGAAAAGGAGCGCTTCTTCAACTACTGCGGCCTGGAACGCGCGCTGGTGGAGGTGCTGGGCGCCGAGCGCTTCTCTCCGCAGAGCTGGGGCGCCGACGCCAGCCCCCAGCCCGGAACGTCGCAGCCACCCGGCTCCGGGGACGCCAGCGACTGGACGTCCAGTGATGGAGGCGCTGATGGCTCGGATCGTGCAGGCGGAGGCCGCGGCGGCGAGGGCTCGGAGGCGGCCGGCTCGGCGCGGGACGGGCGCCCCCCGGTGTCCGTGGTGGAGCGCAACGCGCGCGTCATCCAGTGGTTGTACGGCTGCCAGCGCGCCCGCGGCCCGCCGCGCGAGTCTGAGGTGTGA
- the C3H1orf232 gene encoding uncharacterized protein C1orf232 homolog → MNQTFWKTYKSKVLQTLSGESEEDLAEEKENPALVESETAEPTPEAFSPMSQLARRVQGVGVKGWLTMSSLFNKEDEDKLLPPEPCADHPLAAQPSSRAEAATAEAEPRGPGFWDAFASRWQQQQAAAASVLRGAEPTPERDPEAGDEATEEATEEAAQHTEPQEADTAADFKWGFLTHKLAEMRLKVAPKGD, encoded by the exons ATGAACCAGACCTTCTGGAAAACCTACAAATCCAAAGTGCTACAGACCCTGAGTGGGGAATCTGAGGAGGACCTAGCAGAGGAG AAGGAGAACCCAGCCTTAGTGGAGTCTGAGACAGCAGAACCGACCCCAGAGGCCTTCAGTCCCATGTCACAGCTGGCCCGCCGG gTTCAGGGGGTCGGGGTGAAAGGTTGGCTGACAATGTCATCTCTGTTTAACAAAGAAGATGAGGACAAGCTGCTGCCACCGGAACCCTGTGCTGACCa CCCGCTAGCAGCGCAGCCCTCCTCGCGGGCAGAGGCGGCGACGGCGGAGGCGGAGCCGCGCGGGCCGGGATTCTGGGATGCGTttgccagcaggtggcagcagcagcaggcggcCGCGGCGTCCGTGCTGCGCGGCGCGGAACCCACCCCGGAGCGGGACCCCGAAGCCGGGGACGAGGCCACGGAGGAGGCCACGGAGGAGGCCGCCCAGCACACCGAGCCGCAGGAGGCCGACACGGCCGCTGACTTCAAGTGGGGCTTCCTCACTCACAAACTGGCCGAGATGAGGTTGAAGGTTGCACCCAAAGGTGACTAG
- the ZNF593 gene encoding zinc finger protein 593 — MGRSRRTGAHRAHSLARQMKAKRRRPDLDEIHRQLRPQVPSRPWPDPGAHPDPDLPGGGLHCCLACARYFIDSANLKTHFRSKDHKKRLKQLSVEPYTQEEAERAAVMGSYVPPQRLAVPTEISTEVPEMDTST, encoded by the exons ATGGGTCGCTCCCGCAGGACAGGGGCGCACCGAGCGCACTCCTTGGCCCGCCAGATGAAGGCGAAGCGACGGCGGCCGGACCTGGACGAGATTCACCGCCAGCTGCGGCCCCAGGTTCCCTCACGGCCCTGGCCAGACCCCGGTGCCCACCCCGACCCTGACCTGCCCGGGGGCGGCCTGCATTGCTGTCTGGCCTGCGC GAGGTACTTCATCGATTCTGCCAACCTGAAGACCCACTTCCGATCCAAAGACCACAAGAAAAG GTTAAAGCAGCTGAGCGTGGAACCCTACACTCAGGAAGAGGCTGAGAGGGCAGCGGTTATGGGCTCTTATGTGCCCCCCCAGCGGCTGGCAGTGCCCACAGAAATATCCACTGAGGTCCCTGAGATGGATACATCTACCTGA
- the ZNF593OS gene encoding putative transmembrane protein ZNF593OS isoform X2, producing MQFRRLTPGYFRVLQMQVAGELKAEPRSPLAGVVATLLAVLGLGCSCYAVWKMVGQQPPPQAP from the exons ATGCAATTTCGCCGCCTGACTCCTGGCTACTTCAGGGTTCTACAG ATGCAGGTAGCTGGGGAGCTGAAGGCAGAGCCCCGGAGTCCACTGGCTGGGGTTGTGGCTACACTGCTGGCTGTCCTTGGACTGGGTTGCTCCTGCTATGCTGTCTGGAAGATGGTGGGGCAACAGCCACCGCCACAGGCCCCATGA
- the ZNF593OS gene encoding putative transmembrane protein ZNF593OS isoform X1, which translates to MVLVHIRGQEPLSPDISTSRYHEHHGSSFLLPPHRLPGTLVAPTMQFRRLTPGYFRVLQMQVAGELKAEPRSPLAGVVATLLAVLGLGCSCYAVWKMVGQQPPPQAP; encoded by the exons ATGGTTCTTGTGCATATCAGAGGTCAGGAACCTCTCTCCCCTGATATTTCCACTTCCCGGTACCATGAACACCACGGGTCCTCATTCCTGCTTCCACCCCACAGGCTGCCAGGGACACTAGTGGCACCCACCATGCAATTTCGCCGCCTGACTCCTGGCTACTTCAGGGTTCTACAG ATGCAGGTAGCTGGGGAGCTGAAGGCAGAGCCCCGGAGTCCACTGGCTGGGGTTGTGGCTACACTGCTGGCTGTCCTTGGACTGGGTTGCTCCTGCTATGCTGTCTGGAAGATGGTGGGGCAACAGCCACCGCCACAGGCCCCATGA
- the CNKSR1 gene encoding LOW QUALITY PROTEIN: connector enhancer of kinase suppressor of ras 1 (The sequence of the model RefSeq protein was modified relative to this genomic sequence to represent the inferred CDS: inserted 4 bases in 2 codons), with protein MEPVETWTPGKVAAWLRGLDDSLQDYCFEDWQLPGKYLLQLCPRSLEALTVWPLGHQELILEGVEQLRALSSGLQTENLQSLTQGLLEGTRVFQSLVKGRLEGCGEPPTDVLSAAVDLVREARALLFWLNRYLFSHLNDFSTCQEIGELCRELGQALQEDCPAAEKESHVLRICSHVAGICHNILSCSPQELLEQKAVLQHVQLDNPSGLEIHTTGNCLHFVSRVGAQVPSNFQLHILPGDEIVQVNEQVVVGWPHKNVVRELFREPARVSLVLKKVPVPETPPQTPPQTLGSPQLRVPSPALGPQSPGAPSKDVFDFNLASNPSPGPSPASIDSASLDPEPLLNAPAPPATVPAGVAETRGPLENRSPDPGRKKSKGMATRLSRRRVSCRELGLPDCDGWLQLRKVPSGFMGPRWRRCWFVLKRHTLYWYRQPQDEKAEGLINVSNYSLESGHDQKKKYVFQLTHDVYKPFTFAADTLTDLSMWVRHLITCISKYQSPGRASLPREEDCYSETEAEDPDDEVGSLSALPSPGQAVSPLRGDTSPAATPTQGSPQTSFGLPADNSEGALEGMVRGLRQGGLSLLGQPQPFTHEQWRSSFMRRNRDPQLNERVHRVRTLQSTLKAKLQELQALEEVLGDPELTGEKFRRWKKQNQELYSESLGAWGAVQAEGSSQVLTSDSREQSSHXLPSDPEEHSHLGSLTSEXNLQPPDL; from the exons ATGGAGCCAGTAGAGACCTGGACCCCCGGGAAGGTGGCAGCCTGGCTGAGAG GCCTCGATGATTCCCTGCAGGACTATTGCTTTGAGGACTGGCAGCTGCCTGGCAAGTACCTGCTCCAGCTCTGCCCCCGTAGTCTTGAGGCTCTGACCGTGTGGCCTCTGGGCCACCAAGAGCTCATCCTGGAAGGGGTGGAACAACTCCGGGCCCTG AGCTCTGGGCTACAGACAGAGAACCTGCAGAGCCTGACacaggggctgctggaggggaCCCGTGTCTTCCAGAGCTTAGTAAAAGGCCGCCTGGAGGGCTGTGGCGAGCCCCCAACTGATGTCCTCAGTGCGGCTGTGGATCTGGTGCGTGAGGCCCGTGCCCTCCTCTTCTGGCTCAACAG GTACCTCTTCTCCCACTTAAACGACTTCTCGACCTGCCAAGAGATTGGGGAGTTGTGCAGGGAGCTGGGCCAGGCCTTGCAGGAG GACTGTCCAGCAGCTGAGAAGGAGAGCCATGTCCTGAGGATT TGCAGCCACGTGGCTGGAATCTGCCACAACATCCTGAGCTGCAGCCCCCAGGAACTGCTGGAGCAGAAGGCCGTGCTACAGCATGTACAGCTGGACAATCCTTCG ggccTGGAAATCCACACCACTGGCAACTGCCTGCACTTCGTGTCCCGAGTGGGCGCCCAG GTCCCCTCCAACTTCCAGCTGCACATACTGCCTGGAGATGAGATTGTCCAGGTCAACGAGCAGGTGGTG GTGGGCTGGCCCCATAAGAATGTGGTGAGGGAGCTGTTCCGCGAGCCAGCCAGGGTCAGCTTAGTGCTGAAGAAGGTCCCTGTGCCAGAGACACCCCCACAG ACTCCTCCTCAGACCCTGGGCTCCCCGCAGCTGAGGGTCCCATCGCCCGCTCTGGGCCCACAGTCCCCCGG GGCTCCATCCAAAGATGTCTTTGACTTCAACCTGGCTTCAAACCCAagtcctgggcccagccctgcctcaaTAG ACTCTGCCTCCCTTGACCCTGAGCCCCTGCTCAACGCCCCTGCACCCCCAGCCACAGTCCCAGCAGGGGTAGCAGAGACTCGTGGACCCCTAGAAAACAGG AGTCCTGACCCTGGtcggaagaaatcaaaag GCATGGCGACACGGCTGAGCCGCCGGCGGGTGTCATGCAGAGAGCTGGGCCTGCCCGACTGTGACGGCTGGCTCCAGCTACGCAAGGTACCCAGTGGCTTCATGGGCCCTCGCTGGCGCCGCTGCTGGTTTGTGCTCAAGAGACACACACTCTACTGGTACCGCCAGCCCCAG GACGAGAAGGCGGAGGGCCTCATCAATGTCTCCAACTACAGTCTGGAAAGCGGGCATGaccagaagaaaaaata TGTGTTCCAGCTTACTCATGATGTgtacaaacccttcacctttgCTGCTGATACCCTGACAGATCTGAGCAT GTGGGTGCGCCATCTCATAACCTGCATTTCCAAGTACCAGTCTCCAGGCCGGGCCTCCCTACCCCGAGAGGAAG ACTGCTACAGTGAGACGGAAGCAGAAGACCCTGACGATGAGGTTGGGTCCCTCTCAGCCTTG cccagccctggccaagcTGTGAGTCCGCTCCGTGGAGACACATCACCTGCAGCCACCCCCACACAGGGCAGCCCACAGACCTCCTTTGGCCTTCCAGCAG acaACAGTGAAGGGGCATTGGAAGGAATGGTACGGGGACTGAGGCAGGGTGGCCTGTCCCTCCTGGGCCAGCCACAGCCCTTCACTCATGAACAATGGCGGAGCTCTTTCATGCGGCGCAACCGTGACCCCCAGCTCAATGAGCGAGTGCACCGAGTGAGGACACTACAGAGCACCCTCAAG GCAAAGTTGCAAGAACTGCAGGCCCTGGAGGAAGTGCTAGGCGACCCCGAGCTGACTGGAGAGAAGTTCCGGCGGTGGAAAAAGCAGAACCAGGAGCTCTACTCAGAGAGTCTGGGGGCCTGGGGAGCGGTGCAGGCTGAGGGAAGCTCCCAAGTCCTGACCTCTGACTCCAGAGAACAGTCTTCTCA CCTGCCCTCTGACCCTGAGGAGCACTCCCATCTCGGCTCCCTGACCTCAGA CAACCTCCAACCTCCTGATCTCTGA
- the CATSPER4 gene encoding cation channel sperm-associated protein 4 produces the protein MENWWQQWTDTTNIKSLNVMRSTQEHYVRPEEQVLINRQDITGRKDAWDVQEFIARMYVKQLLRHWAFQLLLAMLLVVNAITVALRTNSVLDQKHYELFSTIDDIVLTILICEVLLGWLNGFWIFWKDGWNILNFLIVFILLLGFFVSELNVISITYTLRVLRLVHVCMAVEPLARIIRVILQSVPDMANIMALILFFMLVFSVFGVTLFGAFVPTHFENMPVALYTLFICITQDGWVVIYNDFQLEIRDYAMEIGGALYFVTFITIGAFIGINLLVVVVTTNLELMMKAGEQGQQNQLKFTEVSEMGGQREEGEGNYDLPVVHCAVARLDMSGLPQEPLMGGPMSNLSENTCDNFCLVLEAIQENLMQYKEIRDELNTIVEEVRSIRFNQEQEEALLHRHFSKSLLMESKSSMDIREMASQQDLLTALITREKVHESNTSLLNKHKSSR, from the exons ATGGAAAACTGGTGGCAGCAATGGACCGACACCACCAATATCAAATCTTTGAATGTCATG AGGTCCACTCAAGAGCACTACGTCCGGCCAGAGGAGCAGGTGCTCATCAACCGCCAAGACATCACTGGCAGAAAG GATGCCTGGGACGTGCAGGAGTTCATCGCTAGAATGTATGTCAAGCAGCTGCTCCGACACTGGGCCTTTCAGCTGCTGCTGGCGATGCTGCTGGTGGTCAACGCCATCACCGTTGCGCTCCGCACCAACTCCGTCCTTGACCAG AAACACTATGAGTTGTTCTCTACCATAGATGACATTGTGCTGACCATCCTTATCTGTGAGGTTCTCCTTGGCTGGTTAAATGGCTTCTGGATCTTCTGGAAG gacggCTGGAACATCCTCAACTTCCTTATCGTCTTTATCTTGCTCCTGGGGTTCTTCGTTAGTGAACTCAATGTCATCTCTATCACCTACACCCTCAG GGTACTTCGTCTGGTGCATGTGTGCATGGCGGTGGAGCCGCTGGCCCGGATCATCCGCGTCATCCTGCAGTCGGTGCCTGACATGGCCAATATCATGGCCCTCATCCTCTTCTTCATGCTG GTGTTCTCCGTGTTTGGGGTCACTCTCTTTGGTGCATTCGTGCCCACGCATTTTGAGAACATGCCAGTTGCCCTGTATACCCTCTTCATCTGCATCACCCAGGATGGCTGGGTGGTCATCTACAATGACTTTCA GCTGGAGATCAGGGACTATGCAATGGAGATTGGGGGCGCCCTCTACTTTGTCACCTTCATCACCATCGGTGCCTTCATTGGCATCAACCTGTTGGTTGTCGTGGTGACCACCAACCTGGAGCTAATGATGAAGGCAGGAGAGCAGGGGCAACAGAATCAACTAAAATTCACAGAGGTGAGTGagatgggagggcagagggaggagggggagggt AATTACGACCTGCCAGTGGTGCACTGTGCAGTGGCCCGTTTGGACATGTCCGGCCTTCCCCAGGAGCCACTTATGGGAGGCCCCATGTCAAACCTCTCAGAAAACACATGTGACAACTTTTGCTTGGTGCTGGAGGCAATACAGGAGAATTTGATGCAGTACAAAGAGATCCGAGATGAGCTCAACAC AATAGTGGAGGAGGTACGCTCCATCCGCTTCAATCAGGAGCAGGAGGAAGCGCTGTTGCATAGACATTTTTCAAAGAGCCTGTTGATGGAGAGCAAATCTTCCATGGACATCCGCGAGATGGCTAGCCAGCAAGACTTGCTCACTGCACTCATCACTAGAGAAAAG GTTCATGAATCTAACACAAGCTTACTCAACAAGCACAAGAGTAGCCGCTGA